In Deltaproteobacteria bacterium, the following proteins share a genomic window:
- the flgL gene encoding flagellar hook-associated protein FlgL has protein sequence MRIANKTLYDNIVSNLSKTSTEMLRANQVVSSGKRINRLSDDPVGLVAVLDLRSSQAHVEQLERNINMGKSWLNMGESALTQIEDLLSQTKALCVQMANGTQDATQRRNAATVVDGRLRQIISLANTQVNGRYIFGGTRTDTQPFVFNEGASPPNVSYQGNDTAFSVKIGKNTTVEVGRDGETIFGDDGIDWSDPTDGEDNIFKTLLDLKDALTGNDVSAIQGAISKIDNHLATVRTMISNTGARTIRLEAKENIIQDLKVTYSDRKSKLEDADLAKAIMDLKSKETAYQAALASSARVMNLSLVNYI, from the coding sequence ATGAGAATCGCCAACAAGACCCTGTATGACAACATCGTCAGCAACCTGAGCAAGACATCCACGGAGATGCTCAGGGCCAATCAGGTCGTGAGTTCGGGAAAACGGATCAACCGGCTGTCTGATGATCCCGTGGGCCTGGTGGCGGTCCTGGACCTTCGGTCTTCGCAGGCCCATGTCGAGCAACTGGAGAGGAACATAAACATGGGAAAGTCATGGCTCAACATGGGGGAATCCGCCCTGACCCAGATCGAAGACCTGCTTTCCCAGACCAAGGCCCTGTGCGTCCAGATGGCCAACGGCACCCAGGACGCCACCCAGCGCCGGAACGCGGCTACAGTTGTTGACGGCAGGCTCAGGCAGATCATTTCTTTGGCCAATACCCAGGTGAACGGGAGATACATTTTCGGGGGCACCCGGACCGACACCCAGCCCTTTGTCTTCAACGAGGGAGCCAGCCCGCCCAATGTGTCTTACCAGGGCAATGATACGGCCTTTTCGGTCAAGATCGGCAAAAACACGACGGTGGAGGTCGGGAGGGACGGAGAAACCATATTCGGGGATGACGGGATCGATTGGTCGGATCCCACCGACGGTGAGGATAACATTTTCAAGACTCTCCTCGATCTGAAGGATGCCTTAACCGGAAACGATGTGTCGGCCATCCAGGGAGCCATAAGCAAGATCGACAATCACCTGGCGACAGTGCGCACCATGATTTCCAATACAGGCGCCAGGACCATCCGATTGGAGGCCAAGGAAAACATCATCCAGGACCTGAAAGTGACTTACTCCGACAGAAAGTCGAAACTGGAAGACGCCGACCTTGCCAAGGCCATCATGGATCTCAAGAGCAAGGAAACCGCTTACCAGGCCGCCCTCGCCTCATCGGCCAGGGTGATGAATCTGAGCCTGGTGAACTACATATAA
- the csrA gene encoding carbon storage regulator CsrA, with amino-acid sequence MLVLTRKVDESITIGNDVTVTVLDIRGNQVRLGIQAPRHTIVNRTEIYESILQENIKASQAPRDLEDIHGVLDEGDDLEKES; translated from the coding sequence GTGCTTGTTCTTACCAGGAAGGTGGATGAAAGCATTACCATCGGAAACGATGTGACCGTGACGGTCCTAGATATCCGTGGAAACCAGGTTCGGCTGGGTATCCAGGCCCCCAGGCACACCATCGTGAACCGCACGGAGATCTACGAAAGCATACTGCAGGAAAATATCAAGGCCTCACAGGCCCCCCGGGACCTGGAGGACATCCATGGGGTCCTCGATGAAGGGGACGATCTTGAGAAGGAGTCCTGA
- the flgK gene encoding flagellar hook-associated protein FlgK, translating to MSGIGLILNAAKDALMSQQYALDVISHNVANANTEGYSRQTPVLSAKTPAPYAGFILGRGVELSEVIRNTDSFIESRLRERNSDLTAMSEKEVYLNALEGVFNENSGRSLSAQFADFWNAWHDLSNNPSGYAERDVVVEMGSLLAQSFKDLAGDMQQFEREIGLALDSGITKINQLTSQIADVNEQIINLEIIGSANDLRDKRDALVIELSKYINIKAFENEDGNLTVMTTSGYTLVDKSSTYQLELSGTNIMWEGSGGVDVNITDSIEGGKMGGWLDMRDEILPKYEADLDELAKAAIWEVNKIHTQGVGLEIVQPGDSLTGTYTSSTTLSDLNFGSKIDYTGSFTLWIGDANGENLQDVTISLATLNGSSTLTDLATSINNQISTAGLSGVTASVSNDALVLTADATHSFAFSDDSSYILAAVGINSFFKGSSAQTMDVNSLLKTNKEFVAAARVNSTTGAYEAGDNSNALAMTNLQYNNVSLKRWTYERGQTASSQNVSDTLENYLHTLVGSIGIKTQSIAREKEYNQVIVDQLNATRDGIAAVSLDEEMTNLIKYQHGYAAAAKLISTADEMLKTLLDTR from the coding sequence ATGAGCGGGATCGGACTAATCCTGAACGCCGCCAAAGACGCCTTGATGTCCCAGCAGTATGCCCTCGATGTGATAAGTCACAACGTGGCCAATGCCAACACCGAGGGATATTCAAGACAGACCCCCGTGCTATCGGCGAAAACCCCCGCCCCCTATGCGGGATTTATTCTCGGCCGGGGAGTGGAGTTGAGCGAGGTCATCAGGAATACCGACAGTTTCATTGAATCCCGGCTGCGGGAAAGGAATTCGGATCTCACCGCCATGAGCGAGAAGGAGGTCTATTTGAATGCTCTGGAAGGGGTCTTCAACGAGAATTCGGGCCGAAGCCTCAGCGCCCAGTTCGCCGACTTCTGGAACGCATGGCATGACTTGAGCAACAACCCATCCGGGTATGCGGAGAGGGATGTCGTTGTGGAGATGGGGTCACTCCTCGCCCAATCCTTCAAAGACCTTGCAGGGGACATGCAGCAGTTCGAGAGAGAGATCGGGCTTGCCCTGGACTCAGGGATTACAAAGATCAACCAGTTGACCAGCCAGATCGCGGATGTCAACGAGCAGATCATAAATCTCGAGATCATCGGGTCCGCCAACGATCTCCGGGACAAGCGCGACGCCCTGGTGATCGAGTTATCCAAGTATATCAACATCAAGGCCTTCGAGAACGAGGACGGAAACCTCACGGTCATGACCACCAGCGGATACACGCTGGTGGACAAGTCCAGCACCTACCAGCTCGAGCTTAGCGGAACGAATATTATGTGGGAGGGATCCGGCGGCGTGGACGTGAACATCACGGACTCGATCGAAGGGGGAAAGATGGGGGGATGGCTCGATATGCGGGATGAGATCCTCCCAAAATACGAGGCGGATCTGGACGAGCTGGCCAAGGCCGCCATCTGGGAAGTCAACAAAATCCACACCCAGGGGGTGGGCCTTGAGATCGTTCAGCCCGGAGACAGCCTTACAGGCACTTATACGTCTTCCACGACCCTTTCGGACCTGAACTTCGGAAGCAAGATCGATTATACGGGCTCTTTCACCCTATGGATCGGGGATGCAAACGGGGAGAACCTCCAGGATGTGACCATCAGTCTTGCGACCCTGAACGGATCATCCACCTTGACCGATCTGGCAACGAGCATCAACAACCAGATCTCGACGGCGGGTCTTTCCGGTGTGACAGCCTCCGTGTCCAACGATGCCCTGGTGCTTACGGCGGACGCGACCCATTCTTTCGCCTTCTCGGATGACAGCAGTTACATTCTCGCGGCCGTGGGGATCAATTCCTTTTTCAAGGGCAGCAGCGCCCAGACCATGGATGTAAATTCCCTGCTGAAAACGAATAAGGAATTCGTGGCGGCCGCCCGGGTGAATTCAACGACAGGGGCGTACGAGGCAGGAGACAACTCCAACGCCCTTGCAATGACCAACCTCCAGTACAACAATGTCAGCCTGAAGCGATGGACCTATGAAAGGGGCCAGACCGCTTCATCCCAGAACGTGTCCGATACCCTGGAGAACTATCTTCACACCCTCGTCGGGTCCATAGGGATCAAGACCCAGAGTATCGCGAGGGAGAAGGAATACAACCAGGTCATAGTAGATCAGCTCAATGCCACCAGGGACGGCATCGCCGCCGTATCCCTGGATGAGGAAATGACCAACCTGATCAAGTACCAGCATGGATACGCTGCGGCGGCCAAGTTGATCAGCACGGCGGATGAAATGCTCAAGACCCTGCTGGACACCCGATAG
- a CDS encoding flagellar assembly protein FliW yields MRRIDTTRFGSIEIEEEKIIHFPQGILGFPEQKDYILFPHKPDSPFYWLQSVTNPELAFVLTNPFLFFEDYLSRLTPAEEDLLKAENGGEVNVFVLVTIPQGKAEEMTANLLGPLVIEVETRVGRQVVLPNSGYSHRHPLLGG; encoded by the coding sequence ATGCGGCGTATAGACACTACAAGATTCGGATCCATAGAGATTGAAGAAGAAAAGATCATCCATTTCCCCCAGGGAATACTCGGATTCCCGGAGCAGAAGGACTACATTCTCTTCCCCCATAAGCCGGACTCTCCTTTCTACTGGCTTCAATCAGTCACTAACCCTGAACTGGCCTTTGTTCTCACCAATCCTTTCCTGTTCTTCGAGGACTACCTCTCCAGGTTGACCCCGGCGGAGGAAGACCTCTTGAAGGCCGAAAACGGCGGTGAGGTCAATGTCTTCGTCCTGGTCACCATCCCCCAGGGAAAGGCGGAAGAAATGACGGCCAACCTTCTGGGCCCCCTGGTCATTGAGGTGGAAACCAGGGTGGGGCGGCAGGTCGTCCTTCCTAATTCAGGGTATTCCCACCGCCACCCCCTTCTGGGCGGTTGA
- the flgN gene encoding flagellar export chaperone FlgN → MESLQHDGDIQDLYRKKASLLQGLLQCLEQERDHLIHLNVPKLWELLEEKQELIRAIEELRTRILSLEGDESRGRGRARAPFPLLARKIARLKEEIAARAKENVTFIRDTLVFFDELISILLSGGNEEPAYRRAVKGPSDSTSAIYHMEV, encoded by the coding sequence ATGGAATCATTGCAGCATGATGGGGATATTCAGGATCTGTATCGTAAAAAGGCCTCTTTGCTCCAGGGACTCCTTCAATGCCTGGAACAGGAGAGAGACCACCTGATCCATCTTAACGTTCCGAAACTTTGGGAGCTGCTGGAAGAAAAGCAGGAACTGATCAGGGCAATCGAGGAACTCAGGACCAGAATCCTGTCCCTTGAAGGGGATGAATCCCGGGGGAGAGGTCGGGCTCGGGCGCCCTTTCCTCTCCTTGCCCGGAAAATCGCCCGGCTCAAGGAAGAAATTGCGGCCAGGGCAAAGGAAAATGTCACCTTCATCCGCGATACCCTGGTCTTCTTCGATGAATTGATTTCCATTCTTCTCTCGGGCGGCAATGAAGAGCCAGCCTACCGCCGGGCGGTGAAAGGTCCCTCAGATTCCACCTCCGCCATTTATCACATGGAGGTTTGA